The following proteins come from a genomic window of Gossypium raimondii isolate GPD5lz chromosome 5, ASM2569854v1, whole genome shotgun sequence:
- the LOC105769065 gene encoding signal peptidase complex subunit 3B, whose product MHSFGHRLNGLLTFSVTILAIMCAIASLSDNLNAPSPTAEIKIMNINWFQKQPQGNDEVSLTMNISADLQSLFTWNTKQLFIFVAAEYETPKNSLNQVSLWDAIIPAKEHAKFWIHTSNKYRFVDQGNNLRGKKFNLTLHWHVMPKTGKMFADKIVMAGYSFPEEYR is encoded by the exons ATGCACTCTTTCGGGCACAGATTAAATGGTCTCTTAACCTTTTCCGTGACGATACTGGCAATAATGTGTGCTATCGCGTCTCTCTCGGACAACCTTAATGCTCCTTCTCCCACGGCAGAAATCAAG ATTATGAACATAAACTGGTTCCAGAAGCAGCCGCAGGGTAATGACGAG GTCAGCCTGACAATGAATATATCGGCTGATTTGCAGTCATTGTTCACATGGAACACAAAACAG CTTTTCATATTTGTAGCTGCTGAGTACGAAACCCCAAAGAATTCTTTGAATCAG GTTTCACTTTGGGATGCTATAATACCTGCCAAAGAGCATGCGAAGTTTTGGATCCATACCTCAAACAAGTATCGTTTTGTTGATCAG GGAAACAATCTCCGTGGCAAAAAATTCAACTTGACATTGCATTGGCATGTCATGCCTAAGACCGGAAAGATGTTTGCTGACAAAATTGTCATGGCTGGCTATAGTTTTCCGGAGGAATATAGATAA
- the LOC105769064 gene encoding probable serine/threonine-protein kinase PBL28 yields the protein MYSFIVFCFWYFWVLRVIGIDYRDSVNGDFPLRHFPGKQLQETQCYVTRLPLLLLIQLFQPNCLCHKLFTEALLICKNTVCTPQQTNSRFGKFPCLRQWAYVNCYRPEDADVVSLIPGISRISLPSRLTQLLFFAPKFIPSYSQEKPFKSRHGRVAAASVDGENAVPTLTPLQTADKKPRKQTFAAIIGCISAALLVLIILVLVYICLMRVKRFMRRTSGTESSMPSTVELERANTSHYAAGAQSPIYTQNLKQITMSELEHATHNFSQSNIIGEGRFGLVHKGLLQDGTLVAIKRYLNTQVHFFLHEIKQIAQVRHRNLVKLVGYCEDNHQQFLVYDYIPNGNVGNHLYDYEGSPTGKLNMRQRLLIALGAAKGLEHLHSMAPPLLHMHFRSSNVLLDENFTAKVSDYGLSKLLSEDQFYASSSAIDCFLDPELYSSKRFSVQSDIYGYGVFLLELISGREAICRDPSNLETTLIMQAKDSKDISSFVDKTLGGKSMRGAKKVVDLALQCVDIRPRRPLMRSIVEELERIQETEIGGLPFEAGEEIRDVALGSELFK from the exons AtgtattcttttattgttttttgtttctgGTATTTCTGGGTACTTCGTGTTATTGGTATAGATTATAGGGATTCTGTTAATGGCGACTTCCCCTTGCGACATTTCCCTGGAAAACAGCTTCAAGAGACACAATGTTATGTCACT CGGCTGCCACTGCTTTTGCTGATTCAACTGTTCCAACCCAACTGTTTATGTCACAAGCTCTTCA CTGAAGCTTTACTTATTTGCAAGAACACAGTCTGCACTCCTCAACAAACCAACAGTAGATTTGGGAAGTTCCCCTGCTTGAGGCAATGGGCATATGTCAATTGTTATCGACCAGAAGATGCAGATGTTGTTTCCTT GATTCCTGGAATCTCTCGGATATCTCTTCCAAGTAGATTAACTCAATTGTTGTTTTTTGCTCCAAAGTTCATCCCCTCTTACTCTCAAGAGAAGCCCTTTAAATCAAGACATGGAAGGGTAGCGGCAGCTTCTGTTGATGGGGAAAATGCTGTTCCAACACTCACGCCTTTGCAAACAGCTGATAAGAAACCGAGAAAACAGACATTTGCTGCCATAATTGGCTGTATTAGTGCGGCTCTTCTTGTCTTGATCATTTTGGTGCTTGTGTATATCTGCTTGATGCgcgttaagagattcatgaggAGAACATCCGGGACTGAATCTTCCATGCCATCTACTG TTGAATTGGAAAGAGCTAACACATCCCATTATGCTGCTGGTGCGCAGTCTCCGATCTATACACAAAATCTAAAGCAAATAACAATGTCAGAGCTGGAACATGCTACACACAACTTCAGTCAAAGTAATATCATTGGTGAGGGCCGATTTGGTTTAGTCCATAAAGGACTACTTCAAGATGGAACTCTTGTGGCAATCAAAAGATACTTGAACACCCAGGTTCATTTTTTCCTTCATGAG ATAAAGCAAATAGCTCAAGTTAGACACAGGAATCTAGTCAAGCTTGTTGGTTACTGTGAAGATAACCACCAGCAGTTTCttgtatatgattatatacctaATGGAAATGTTGGAAATCACCTTTATg ATTACGAAGGTTCACCTACTGGTAAACTAAACATGCGGCAAAGGTTGTTGATTGCACTAGGGGCAGCCAAAG GACTTGAACATCTTCACAGTATGGCTCCTCCTCTGCTGCACATGCATTTCAGAAGCAGCAATGTTCTTCTCGATGAAAACTTCACAGCCAAGGTTTCTGATTATGGATTATCCAAATTGTTGTCTGAAGATCAGTTTTACGCGTCATCTTCAGCCATTGATTGTTTTCTTGACCCAGA ATTGTATTCATCGAAGAGATTTTCAGTGCAAAGCGATATATATGGCTATGGAGTCTTCCTCCTGGAGTTGATTAGCGGACGTGAAGCAATTTGTAGAGATCCATCAAACTTGGAAACAACGTTAATAATGCAG GCCAAGGATTCGAAAGATATCAGCAGTTTTGTCGATAAAACCTTGGGAGGTAAATCAATGCGTGGGGCAAAAAAAGTAGTAGATTTGGCATTGCAGTGTGTGGACATAAGACCAAGAAGACCATTGATGAGAAGCATCGTTGAAGAGCTTGAACGAATCCAAGAGACAGAGATTGGTGGTTTGCCGTTTGAAGCAGGCGAGGAGATTAGAGATGTAGCATTGGGGAGCGAGCTCTTTAAGTGA
- the LOC105770591 gene encoding uncharacterized protein LOC105770591: MVLDIQKENPKFIFLRLIMKSKKISSNAKFLTMISVLAQERLLGAALGTALTGIVVFEQRKRIYESISDYQSQLAFQSQIKEPIFGKKSRSEFALLWNKAVDQIFVPVIESISSRRW; the protein is encoded by the exons ATGGTTTTGGACAtccaaaaagaaaacccaaaatttatttttctcaggTTGATTAtgaaatcaaagaaaatttcCTCCAACGCCAAATTTCTCACAATGATCAGCGTTCTCGCTCAG GAGCGTCTGCTTGGTGCCGCACTTGGAACCGCTTTGACAGGGATCGTAGTATTTGAGCAACGGAAACGTATCTATGAATCGATTTCAGATTATCAGTCTCAACTCGCTTTCCAATCTCAg ATAAAAGAGCCAATATTTGGGAAGAAATCTCGCTCGGAGTTTGCACTTCTATGGAACAAAGCTGTGGACCAGATATTTGTGCCGGTAATTGAGTCCATTAGTTCACGTCGATGGTAG
- the LOC105770590 gene encoding uncharacterized protein LOC105770590, with protein sequence MSPLLSFLLHVSCLALLSIANGEGRAPHGIAYENPVAFSPSAYEFFHPKAQVPDTKNPCAASSCSPLPIAAQMGDGTTALESKVSTQKESGHQLGAGGIVGLVFGLAFAVLLAMGVYYVLNIRRSNANKANYVQSNA encoded by the coding sequence ATGAGTCCATTACTTTCTTTCTTGCTTCACGTATCTTGTCTAGCTCTTTTGAGTATTGCTAATGGTGAAGGAAGAGCTCCCCACGGCATTGCTTACGAGAATCCCGTGGCCTTCTCGCCCTCGGCTTATGAATTCTTCCATCCCAAAGCCCAAGTGCCAGACACCAAAAACCCTTGTGCAGCTTCCAGTTGCTCCCCATTGCCTATTGCAGCTCAAATGGGCGATGGTACTACAGCACTTGAAAGCAAGGTATCAACACAAAAAGAATCCGGGCATCAACTTGGAGCCGGTGGAATCGTAGGCCTTGTTTTCGGTTTGGCATTTGCGGTGCTTTTGGCAATGGGTGTTTATTACGTGCTAAACATTCGTCGTTCCAATGCTAATAAAGCAAATTACGTTCAATCCAATGCTTAA